In the Aristaeella hokkaidonensis genome, CCTGCAGGAGGCCGGCATCTACACCTCCGTGGACGATTTTGGAATCGGCTACAGTTCCCTGAACCTGATCCGGGAGATCCCCTGGAATATCCTGAAGGTGGACAAGAACTTCCTGCCCGTCAATGAAAACGCCGAGGGAGAACGGCAGAACATCATGTTCCGCCACGTGGTCAGCATGGCCAAGGAAATCGGCCTCATCTGCGTAGCCGAAGGCGTGGAGACCATCGGCCAGGTTAACATCCTGCGCAAGTGCGGCTGCGACCTTGCCCAGGGCTTCTACTATGACAAACCCCTGCCGGTAAAAGAATTTGAAGAACGGCTGGATAAACACTTCTACACAAACACGTGATGCGAACGCATGATGCGTTCGCAATTCAGAATTAAGAATTCAGAATTCAGAATTATTATGTGCAACCAACAAAACACGTTGAGTTAATCCAGCGTGTTCTTTACTTTATCACAGCGTATAACTACAGGTGTCATCCCGAGCGTAGTCGAGGGATCCCATTATAATGAAGAGTATGAATGACTACTACGTATACATTTTAACCAATGATCGGAATACACGATTTTATATCGGTGTGACAAATAATCTTTCCCGAAGAGTATATGAGCACAAAAACGAATTGCTTGACGGGTTTACCAAGCTGTACCATATCCATAAACTTGTATACTTCGAAGCGTGTCATGATATAGAGGATGCTATTCGCAGAGAGAAACAATTGAAGAACTGGAGACGTGAGAAAAAGATAGCATTGATTGAACGAATGAATCCCCGCTGGAAGGACTTTGGAGAAGAAATATAGTAAGGGATTCCTCGACTCTACTTCGTAGCCCGGGGCTACCGCCCGTTCTTCACTGAGGAAGAGCCACTGGCTCTTCCTCCAGGCGTTCCGAACCCCGGAATGACAAGCTGTACTATACGTCTGGAATAAACAAAGCGCGTTGAGTTCTTCAACGCGCTTTGGACTCTTTATCATTTTTAAGTTTTAAGTTTTAAGTCTTAAGTTTTAAGTTTTTACAATCTCCGCCCCGTACTTCTTTATCAGCCTTTCCGCGTCTTCCCCCGCGATCATCAGGGTGATCTCGGTACCGGTGTCCGTGTGATTCTCGGTAATCACCCGGCCCAGGGGACGGATCTCGGACAGGATGCCGTAGCGGCTGAAGGGAATGCAGAAGGTCACCGGCCGGTGGGATTCCTGCAGGGTTTCGGCAATCTTTGCCTTCAGGTCTTCCAGGCCTTCTCCCGTCTTCGCGGAAATCAGGATTGCGCCGGGGAATACCGGATCCGGGTCCCCTTCGTCGCACTTGTTGATGACTTCAATCCGCTTCTGGTCTGTGGCGCCCAGTTCTGCCAGGACTTCTTCCACCGTGTCATGCTGGCTGAACATCTCCTGGCTGGAGCCGTCAGAAACAATCACCAGCACGTCCGCCAGCACCGCTTCCTCCAGGGTGGAGCGGAAGGCGCTGACCAGCGTATGGGGCAGTTTGCGGATAAAGCCGACGGTATCCGTCAGCAGGTATTCGGTATTCTCAGAGGTCGTCATGCGGCGGGACACCGCGTCCAGCGTCGCGAACAGCTGGTCCTGCACGTAGACGTCGGAGCCGGTCAGGGCGTTCAGCAGGGTGGACTTGCCGGCATTGGTATAACCCACCAGCGCCACCACGGGTATTTCGTTGCGTTCCCGGCTCTTCCGCCGGATGCTGCGCTGTTTTTCCAGCTCGTCCAGCCGCCTCCTCAGCTCCGTCATCCGCTCCCGGATACGCCGCCGGTTCATTTCCAGCTTGCTTTCACCGGGGCCCCGGGTGCCGATACCGCCGGCCAGCCGGCTCAGGGCCAGGCCCTGGCCGATCAGTCTTGCGGAGCGGTACTGCAGCTGGGCCAGTTCCACCTGGAGTTTGCCCTCGGCGCTGGAGGCGCGCTGGGCAAAGATATCGAGAATAAGCGCCGTCCGGTCAATCACCTTCACCCGGAGAACCTCTTCCAGGTTCCGGACCTGGATACCGGTCAGCTCTTCGTCAAAAATGCATACGTCCGCTTCCAGCGCCTGGCATTCCCGGGCCAGTTCCTCCGCCCGGCCCTTTCCGATGAACATGGCGCTGTCCGGCTTGTCCCGCTTCTGCAGGAAGCTGCCGACCACCTCCGCCCCGGCGGTTTCTGCCAGGCGGGCCAGCTCTTCCAGGGACTCCTTGCTTTCAATACCCATCAGCACGGCCTTTTCCCGGCCGTCCTTGTTCTCTTCGGTTTCTTCCCGGCCCACCAGCTGATCGCTCTCCAGGATCTGGTTCAGCCATTCCTTTTCCGGCAGCTTATACCAGTGTTCCACGGGCGACAGCATCACTTCCGCGTTCTCAACCAGGAAAGCGGTCTGGACGTTCACGGGCTCATTGTCCTTCACACCCACCGCCGTCATGGCGTCATAGCGGAAGATCTTCAGAGCGCTCAGGTCCACGTCGCTCAGCCGGCCGTCTCCGTCCGGATGGGTGTGTACGCAACGCACACAGCTCAGGCGGCTCGTGTTCCGCCGCAGCCGGAAGTCCGTCAGCTCCACGTCGCAGTCCGTGCCGATAGCCACGTTCACGATCTCTCCGTCCCGGGTGATATAAACCGCGATCTCCCGGTTCAGGGCGCAGGAGCATTCCGCCAGCAGCTTCATCAGCTCCCGGGGCAGGAATTCATCCTCTTCCAGCTCATAGGTATATAAGCTGTCCAGGCGTGCGAGCATCGCGTCACGCACGCCTTCGATATTACCGTTCACATTATGCTTTAACATAGATAATCAGTCTTCTCCAAATGATTCGTCAGCCAGTATGGGTTCATCTGCAAACAACGGTGCGCTCACCGGCATTGCCAGTGCTGCAGCGCCGCATCCCACCAGGGCCATCTCCGGAGACTGCTTCGGCAGCAGGCAGGTTTCACCGACCTTCAGCTTCATCGAAGCGCCGGGGAAGCGCAGTTCCGTTTCCCCTTCGGTCACGGTCAGTATGCCGAACTCTTCCACCGGCGGCAGCATCACCATGCTGTCCGTCCGGATCAGGTCCAGGGAGAAATATTCCTCTGTCAGCACCCGGCGGATGCCGAAGGCTTTTTCCACCCGCATCGGGGACGGGGTACACTTCACCTTCACCACATCCAGCGCCTTGTCCTGGTGCAGCGTCCGCTTCTTTCCCTTCTCATCCTGCCTGTCCCAGTCATAGAAGCGGTAGCTGATGTCCGAGGACTGCTGCAGCTCATACAGCAGTACCCTTTCGCCGATGGCATGCACGCAGCCGGCGGGAATATAGCACACGTCCCCGGGGAATACCTTCACCCAGTTCAGCAGCTTTTTCATTTCTTCGCCTGACCCGCAGGCATCCTTCAGTTCCTTCATGGTCGTCCCCGGACGGAGGCCGTAAACCAGCTTTCCGCCTTCCGGAGGCGTATCCAGCACCAGCCAGGCCTCGGTTTTGCCGAGCTTTCCGTTCTCCCGGGCCGCGGCATACGCGTCATCCGGGTGCACCTGCACGCTCAGGCGTTCACGGGCTTCCAGCAGCTTCAGCAGCAGCGGGAAAGGCCTTCCCGCGTATCCGCCTGCCAGCTTTTCACCGAACTCGGTAATCAGGTCCGGCAGTTTCCGCCCCTGGGGATCCGAACTCTCCAGTCCGGGAATGCAGCTGACCTCCAGGCTTTCACCGGTATGCGGATCCTTCGTTTCTTTTCCAAACAGGTCATGCAGCCGGGTGCCGCCCCAGGGAGTCTCTTCGCCGTCCCGGAAAGACGGTCTCATCCGGATCGGCCACAGCGGAGTTTCCCGCTTCAGGGGCTTGTCAAAGGCAATAAATCCGCAGTCGGTATCCGGCCATTCCAGCTTGCAGCAGCGGCGGAAGCCCATCTTTTCATACAGCCGGATCGCGTTCCGGTTATCCACCGCCGTATCACAGCGGACGCAGTCGCAGCCCGCCGCACGCAGCAGTTTCTGGGCGTCATCCAGCACCAGTCCTGCCAGTCCGTGACCCTGCAACACAGGATCCACGCCCAGCCGGTGAATCATACCGGGGCGGATACCGCAGGACCAGTCCAGCGCTTCATACTCCGGTTCCTGTCCGGCGGTCACCACTACTGCCGCGTCAATCGTACCCGCGTTGCCGGGAAGGATATACATCTCGCCCTTCCGGACGTCCTCCCGGATCATATCCTCAGTCGGATACACGCCCCAGTGCCATTGGCGCAGACCGTTCTCCTCCATGTTTTGCGCCACATGCTGATAAAAGGCAAGCAGTTTATCCAGTTCCTGCTCTGTTGCCTGAATCAGTTCCATGGTTAATAACTCCTCCTCAACGATCTGTTGAGCCAAATCCGCCGACCCGTCCGGCGGTGACTTCGTCTTCCTCCGCTGTACCGTAGGGCAGGAATACGCCCTGGCAGAACCGCTCTCCCTTGCCGATGGTCACCGGCTCAGAGAGCGGATTGCGGAGTTTGACCATAATATGTCCCTCGTTCTTCGCGAAGGCGTAATCGCTGTCAATGACCCCGACCGTGTTTGCCAGCCGCAGGCTGTACTTGAACCCGAATGAGCTCCGGGGAAAAAGCAGCAACACCCAGCCCTGTTCCATCTCCGCCCGGATCCCCGTGGGAATCAGGGCAGTCTCCCCCGCCGGGATAGTCACCTCCAGCGGCGAAACAAAGTCGTAC is a window encoding:
- the hflX gene encoding GTPase HflX, which codes for MLKHNVNGNIEGVRDAMLARLDSLYTYELEEDEFLPRELMKLLAECSCALNREIAVYITRDGEIVNVAIGTDCDVELTDFRLRRNTSRLSCVRCVHTHPDGDGRLSDVDLSALKIFRYDAMTAVGVKDNEPVNVQTAFLVENAEVMLSPVEHWYKLPEKEWLNQILESDQLVGREETEENKDGREKAVLMGIESKESLEELARLAETAGAEVVGSFLQKRDKPDSAMFIGKGRAEELARECQALEADVCIFDEELTGIQVRNLEEVLRVKVIDRTALILDIFAQRASSAEGKLQVELAQLQYRSARLIGQGLALSRLAGGIGTRGPGESKLEMNRRRIRERMTELRRRLDELEKQRSIRRKSRERNEIPVVALVGYTNAGKSTLLNALTGSDVYVQDQLFATLDAVSRRMTTSENTEYLLTDTVGFIRKLPHTLVSAFRSTLEEAVLADVLVIVSDGSSQEMFSQHDTVEEVLAELGATDQKRIEVINKCDEGDPDPVFPGAILISAKTGEGLEDLKAKIAETLQESHRPVTFCIPFSRYGILSEIRPLGRVITENHTDTGTEITLMIAGEDAERLIKKYGAEIVKT
- a CDS encoding dUTP diphosphatase, with product MSIARFTHVSQAQYAEAMAGREGFLPIAEIPMPKRATTGSAGYDFVSPLEVTIPAGETALIPTGIRAEMEQGWVLLLFPRSSFGFKYSLRLANTVGVIDSDYAFAKNEGHIMVKLRNPLSEPVTIGKGERFCQGVFLPYGTAEEDEVTAGRVGGFGSTDR
- a CDS encoding GIY-YIG nuclease family protein codes for the protein MNDYYVYILTNDRNTRFYIGVTNNLSRRVYEHKNELLDGFTKLYHIHKLVYFEACHDIEDAIRREKQLKNWRREKKIALIERMNPRWKDFGEEI
- a CDS encoding type I phosphomannose isomerase catalytic subunit, coding for MELIQATEQELDKLLAFYQHVAQNMEENGLRQWHWGVYPTEDMIREDVRKGEMYILPGNAGTIDAAVVVTAGQEPEYEALDWSCGIRPGMIHRLGVDPVLQGHGLAGLVLDDAQKLLRAAGCDCVRCDTAVDNRNAIRLYEKMGFRRCCKLEWPDTDCGFIAFDKPLKRETPLWPIRMRPSFRDGEETPWGGTRLHDLFGKETKDPHTGESLEVSCIPGLESSDPQGRKLPDLITEFGEKLAGGYAGRPFPLLLKLLEARERLSVQVHPDDAYAAARENGKLGKTEAWLVLDTPPEGGKLVYGLRPGTTMKELKDACGSGEEMKKLLNWVKVFPGDVCYIPAGCVHAIGERVLLYELQQSSDISYRFYDWDRQDEKGKKRTLHQDKALDVVKVKCTPSPMRVEKAFGIRRVLTEEYFSLDLIRTDSMVMLPPVEEFGILTVTEGETELRFPGASMKLKVGETCLLPKQSPEMALVGCGAAALAMPVSAPLFADEPILADESFGED